The Methanobrevibacter sp. TMH8 genome contains a region encoding:
- a CDS encoding pseudomurein-binding repeat-containing protein, translated as MYILSKTIANKYNKVTSSIKVKYDVKNPSKPAGNNIKGTLSAKSYYTYVKNIVNYIEKYNKAPNYISTGLGKIQYQTAIYGFNKVLNYVYSNGRLPSKLSLNVKASQNINKYLPVYNRGSSSSNNGSSSSDSSSSSGGSAGELTKLSQSTIFKASQSLKSYVEKNGRLPDYITISGVKFSMPEFMYLVSKAIALKCAKSSSSVTILWNVKNPTSPSGSTIKKTISKSTYYNWAKRTYLYINKYKKAPNYISSSYGKIQYQTAIYGFAKVGAYIASNKKIPSTLTLNIAKTNKLNKYKPNFSRSSTPSTPDNNYNLSANKNAIWVHSGDMNNVDLDLLAKYGIGNIFLHENVFNNYASAVNWIQQAAAKGFKVHIWFSTFYNASSKKWTNPISNGALNQDYFDSVISRATSYAAISGVAGIHLDYLRYPGTDTNKASIFTYGNGKTGADAITEFVRQLSVAVKAVNNNIILSAALMPEKSAAIIYYGQDASKLGQYLDILIPMLYEGNYNKDNAWIESTTKWYKENSGGAQVWGGLYGYHSDDDLTRLSVAELTADCKSVLNGGGDGIALFRWGITNLFNLLGIK; from the coding sequence ATGTATATTTTAAGTAAAACTATTGCTAATAAATATAATAAAGTCACTTCTAGTATTAAAGTTAAGTATGATGTTAAAAATCCAAGCAAACCTGCTGGAAATAATATAAAAGGTACTTTATCTGCTAAATCTTATTATACTTATGTGAAAAATATAGTAAACTATATTGAAAAATATAATAAGGCTCCAAATTATATTAGCACTGGATTAGGTAAAATCCAATATCAAACAGCTATATATGGATTTAACAAAGTTTTGAACTATGTTTATAGTAATGGTCGATTACCATCTAAATTATCTCTTAATGTTAAGGCTTCTCAAAATATTAACAAATATTTGCCTGTTTATAATAGAGGTTCTAGTAGTTCTAATAATGGAAGTTCTTCTTCTGATTCTTCTAGCTCTTCTGGTGGATCAGCTGGAGAATTAACTAAACTTTCTCAATCTACAATTTTTAAAGCTTCTCAAAGTCTTAAAAGTTATGTAGAAAAAAATGGTAGATTACCTGATTATATAACTATTTCTGGGGTAAAATTTTCAATGCCTGAATTTATGTATTTAGTTTCAAAAGCTATTGCATTAAAATGTGCAAAATCAAGTAGTTCAGTAACTATCCTCTGGAATGTTAAAAATCCAACAAGTCCTTCTGGTTCTACTATAAAAAAGACTATTTCAAAGTCTACTTATTATAATTGGGCTAAAAGAACATATTTATACATAAATAAATATAAAAAAGCTCCTAATTATATTAGTTCTAGTTATGGTAAAATCCAGTATCAAACAGCTATATATGGTTTTGCGAAAGTTGGTGCTTATATAGCTAGCAATAAAAAAATTCCATCTACTTTAACATTAAATATTGCTAAAACTAATAAACTAAATAAATATAAACCAAATTTTTCAAGATCTTCAACTCCAAGTACTCCAGATAATAATTACAATTTGTCTGCAAATAAAAATGCTATTTGGGTACATTCTGGAGATATGAATAACGTAGATTTGGATTTACTTGCTAAATATGGAATTGGAAACATATTCCTTCATGAAAATGTATTTAATAACTATGCTTCAGCTGTAAATTGGATTCAACAAGCTGCAGCTAAAGGATTTAAGGTTCATATATGGTTTTCTACTTTTTATAATGCAAGTAGTAAAAAATGGACTAATCCAATAAGTAATGGTGCTCTTAATCAAGACTATTTTGATAGTGTTATTTCTAGAGCCACATCTTATGCTGCAATAAGTGGTGTAGCTGGAATTCATTTAGATTATCTTAGATATCCAGGAACCGATACCAATAAAGCTTCTATATTTACTTATGGTAATGGAAAAACTGGTGCTGATGCTATAACTGAATTTGTAAGACAACTTTCAGTTGCTGTTAAAGCTGTAAATAATAATATTATTCTTTCAGCTGCTTTAATGCCTGAAAAATCAGCTGCAATTATATATTATGGACAAGATGCATCTAAATTAGGTCAATATCTTGATATATTGATTCCTATGTTATATGAAGGGAACTATAATAAAGACAATGCTTGGATTGAATCTACAACAAAGTGGTACAAGGAAAATTCAGGAGGAGCTCAAGTTTGGGGAGGATTATATGGATATCACTCTGATGATGATCTCACTAGACTTTCAGTTGCTGAATTAACTGCTGACTGCAAATCTGTTTTAAATGGAGGAGGAGACGGTATAGCTTTATTTAGATGGGGAATAACTAACTTATTTAACCTTTTAGGTATTAAATAG
- a CDS encoding putative glycoside hydrolase translates to MKNSEYKNNKYKNNRYKNSKYNKFSENNIENDISGNNIDNCINVNNNNYNNNYNNNNNYNSNDNYINKNIGTNINRNTYKLLTSFFLILTLFSAFAVVMETNQVLNLNPFNGFESSDSIFNSVNVATDKNESNLNNKIDLKHDSNSDGINKAHAASKTYSSSSAKSSTTGSSKSVSQSGVISASKNLKKYVKTNKRLPKYVTVEGSKYSVPEFTYLMTKTIENKKKKVYSKVNVKYNIKNPSKPAGTTIRSKIYLSKYYSYALKTTKYINKYKKIPNFITASSRKKIQYQTAVYMFASVLNYNYYYKKLPKYVSISVSKSHKLNKYIPKYVRASKSKNVPNSNSIWIQSKDFSRIDLNKISKSGIGNVFLHEAAISKYGKSAVVKWAKNAANKGIKTHLWVQCFYSNGKWINPINTAKKSYNQAQFNRILSKIKTYSRMDYISGIHLDYLRYPGTAYKYNYKNGVTGEKAITNFLSQVRSCINKYDPDIILSAAVMPETSANARYYGQNIPKMGKYLDVIVPMVYKGNYNKASSWITATTKWFVSNSGGAKIWTGLQSYKSDNKPVALSASALKKDCLASLLGGAKGLALFRWGLTSFFNFLSLY, encoded by the coding sequence TTGAAAAATAGTGAATATAAAAATAATAAATATAAAAATAATAGATATAAAAATAGTAAATATAATAAATTTAGTGAAAATAACATTGAAAATGATATTAGTGGAAATAATATAGATAATTGCATTAATGTAAATAATAACAACTATAATAATAATTATAATAACAATAATAATTATAATAGTAATGATAATTATATTAATAAAAATATTGGTACAAATATCAATAGGAATACATATAAATTATTAACATCATTCTTTTTAATTTTGACTCTTTTTTCAGCATTTGCTGTGGTTATGGAAACTAACCAGGTTTTAAATTTGAATCCTTTTAATGGATTTGAATCTTCTGATTCTATTTTTAATAGTGTTAATGTAGCTACTGATAAAAATGAATCTAATTTAAACAATAAAATTGATTTAAAACATGATTCTAATTCAGATGGAATTAATAAAGCACATGCTGCTTCGAAAACATACTCTAGTTCTAGTGCTAAATCAAGCACTACTGGTTCTTCAAAATCAGTTTCTCAAAGTGGAGTAATATCTGCTTCTAAAAATCTTAAAAAGTATGTTAAAACTAATAAAAGATTACCTAAATATGTAACTGTTGAAGGTTCTAAATATTCTGTTCCTGAATTTACCTATTTAATGACTAAAACAATTGAAAATAAGAAGAAAAAGGTTTATTCAAAAGTTAATGTAAAATATAATATTAAAAATCCTAGTAAACCTGCTGGAACAACTATTAGGTCTAAAATTTATTTATCTAAATATTATAGCTATGCTTTAAAAACAACTAAATATATTAATAAATATAAAAAGATTCCAAATTTTATTACTGCAAGTAGTAGAAAAAAAATTCAGTATCAAACAGCTGTATATATGTTTGCTTCGGTTCTTAATTATAATTATTATTACAAGAAATTACCTAAATATGTTTCTATAAGTGTTAGTAAGTCTCATAAATTGAATAAGTATATTCCAAAATATGTTAGAGCATCTAAAAGTAAAAATGTTCCTAATTCAAATTCTATCTGGATACAAAGTAAAGATTTTAGTAGAATTGATTTAAATAAAATTTCTAAATCAGGTATAGGTAATGTATTTTTACATGAGGCAGCAATTTCTAAATATGGAAAATCAGCAGTTGTTAAATGGGCTAAAAATGCAGCTAATAAAGGAATTAAAACTCATCTATGGGTTCAATGTTTTTATAGCAATGGAAAATGGATAAATCCTATAAATACAGCTAAAAAATCTTATAATCAAGCTCAATTTAATCGTATTCTCTCTAAGATAAAAACTTATTCAAGAATGGATTATATTAGTGGAATTCATCTTGATTATCTAAGATATCCTGGAACTGCTTATAAATATAATTATAAAAATGGTGTAACTGGAGAAAAAGCTATTACTAACTTTTTAAGTCAAGTTAGATCATGTATAAATAAGTATGATCCGGATATAATTCTTTCTGCAGCAGTAATGCCTGAAACTTCAGCTAATGCTCGTTATTATGGTCAAAATATTCCTAAAATGGGTAAATATTTAGATGTCATAGTTCCAATGGTTTATAAAGGAAACTATAATAAAGCTTCTAGTTGGATAACAGCTACAACTAAGTGGTTTGTTTCAAATTCTGGAGGTGCCAAAATTTGGACAGGTTTACAATCTTATAAGAGTGATAATAAGCCTGTTGCTCTTTCAGCTTCAGCTCTAAAAAAAGATTGTTTAGCTAGTCTACTTGGAGGAGCTAAGGGTCTCGCACTATTTAGATGGGGATTAACTTCATTTTTTAACTTTTTAAGCTTATATTAA